One Coffea arabica cultivar ET-39 chromosome 5c, Coffea Arabica ET-39 HiFi, whole genome shotgun sequence DNA window includes the following coding sequences:
- the LOC140007740 gene encoding uncharacterized protein isoform X3, giving the protein MQQPTPMEGWPLASPDWLSWVTRMSAIKKDLWIQTGIFDAIMISCNVPAIDKPLLFSSLLFWDCSTNTFHLTCGAMTPTVLDISAILGLPPVDFNLDVHQRLLEMYAEFDQSHGLFSSPKWNSSIRAYSSFLKDFKGGPLWILQLWLKSYFPELGSKLTDEPTGAFGYQLGQFPPTPKSLEECFRFFYDCASRPSYMPFPQHTGPPWHRIICTQAPASFKYDNHDVWADFVLCRDLPVSLCVDEENKSKFSVEIYLPNLVSRQFGLVQDVPFPFLETHNRQLIPRRKLTESDMSDVAAQFAKRKKDFRFCSFNFSQASSENFNSWWLKYIQGQKKEDWVQVWHRIAPQSGENVTKTSPSRGHEMKRKLSPQLHGLPIRINQVTMSSELQAPLGPGAESPATAIPKQKRIRKSGSGSYKETARRILDPEPLISTTSVCPDDSPVIQKAVDDIHTKEADVEVNLEEKFDKGGGKEMDFLKKTTAGMARESLEGDLLYPGLSKATSKVVDPLVGPYVSETPAISQQKGNLSPNDLSSSTSLDQVPLAPGLIPPLDPSKLCATESMAIRQQKDAPATKYPAASTSVDQMTSIGPSKSSVNEFQPKNTPGAQNSSSQTFGDQAPLNSQRILPTDPYDTSAPFADQAPLNSQWIHPSDPYNTSAPFDPVAIFKDLENFLELESFSDGFQLSSTNSEKTELSEEEFNKHVSTVKNLISFSLEAISHPGRLPVLISTCKSLLASGRLPCQQALYLQQLVNNLPYLTQRYEVATRELSELEKVLQEKDALLKELRTSFHLSKELTDRRSAIMIRHQEIEEAVHVLLAEGDALKKEDDRANEDLRLLAEKAATARSQYEEVKPQSQSILSKQIQVMADMDSIEKQWADIQGNQSYLP; this is encoded by the exons ATGCAGCAGCCTACTCCGATGGAGGGGTGGCCACTTGCATCCCCTGACTGGCTTTCATGGGTAACTCGCATGTCTGCCATTAAAAAGGATCTCTGGATCCAAACTGGGATATTTGATGCTATCATGATCAGCTGTAATGTTCCTGCTATTGACAAACCGCTGctcttttcctctctcttgttttggGACTGTTCTACCAATACTTTTCATCTAACATGTGGTGCCATGACCCCAACAGTTCTTGATATCTCTGCAATTTTGGGGCTTCCACCCGTTGACTTTAACTTGGATGTGCATCAGAGGCTTCTAGAAATGTATGCTGAATTTGATCAGTCCCATGGTCTTTTCTCTAGCCCTAAATGGAACTCTTCCATACGGGCATATAGTTCCTTTCTAAAGGATTTCAAAG GAGGTCCCTTGTGGATTTTGCAACTGTGGCTTAAATCCTATTTTCCTGAGCTTGGTTCCAAGCTCACTGATGAACCCACTGGAGCTTTTGGATATCAACTCGGTCAATTTCCTCCCACCCCAAAATCATTGGAAGAATGTTTCCGATTCTTTTATGATTGTGCTTCTCGACCTTCATACATGCCATTTCCCCAGCACACTGGCCCTCCCTGGCACCGTATAATTTGCACACAAGCTCCAGCAAGCTTCAAGTATGATAACCATGATGTTTGGGCCGATTTTGTCCTGTGTAGAGACCTTCCCGTTTCCCTGTGTGTGgatgaagaaaataaaagcaAGTTCAGCGTGGAAATTTACCTTCCAAATTTGGTTTCTAGACAATTCGGATTGGTGCAAGATGTGCCATTTCCTTTTCTGGAGACCCATAACAGGCAATTGATACCTCGGCGCAAGTTGACTGAGTCTGATATGTCAGATGTTGCAGCGCAATTTgccaaaaggaaaaaggattTCAGATTCTGTTCCTTTAACTTTTCTCAGGCGAGCAGCGAGAACTTCAATTCCTGGTGGCTGAAGTACATTCAGGGCCAAAAGAAAGAGGACTGGGTTCAAGTATGGCACAGAATTGCTCCACAATCTGGTGAAAATGTTACGAAAACTTCTCCCTCGAGAGGCcatgaaatgaaaaggaaaCTCAGTCCTCAACTCCATG GCCTTCCGATTAGGATTAATCAAGTAACAATGTCCTCTGAACTGCAAGCACCTCTTGGTCCCGGTGCAGAATCTCCAGCAACTGCCATTCCAAAACAGAAGCGAATTAGAAAATCTGGCAGTGGGTCCTATAAAGAGACAGCTAGGAGGATTCTTGATCCT GAACCATTGATATCAACTACCTCAGTCTGCCCGGATGATTCACCTGTGATTCAGAAGGCAGTGGATGATATTCACACTAAGGAAGCAGATGTTGAAGTGAACTTAGAGGAAAAGTTTGACAAAGGAGGTGGGAAAGAAATGGACTTTCTCAAGAAAACAACTGCTGGAATGGCTAGAGAAAGCCTTGAAGGAGATCTATTATATCCTGGGCTTTCTAAAGCGACCAGTAAGGTAGTAGATCCACTTGTTGGTCCTTATGTGAGTGAGACTCCTGCTATTAGCCAACAAAAGGGTAATCTCAGCCCTAATGATCTGTCTTCATCAACTTCTCTGGATCAG GTTCCTCTGGCTCCTGGGTTGATTCCTCCTCTGGATCCTTCTAAGTTGTGTGCAACTGAATCTATGGCAATTAGGCAGCAAAAGGATGCCCCAGCTACCAAGTACCCAGCCGCATCAACTTCTGTGGATCAG ATGACTTCAATTGGTCCTTCAAAGTCCTCTGTCAATGAATTCCAGCCAAAGAATACTCCAGGTGCTCAGAATTCATCATCACAGACTTTTGGGGATCAG GCTCCTCTTAATTCTCAGCGGATACTTCCAACTGATCCATACGACACTTCTGCTCCTTTTGCGGATCAG GCTCCTCTTAATTCTCAGTGGATACATCCATCTGATCCATACAACACTTCTGCTCCTTTTGATCCAGTGGCTATTTTCAAAGACTTGGAAAATTTCTTGGAATTGGAAAGTTTCTCAGATGGCTTCCAACTATCTAGCACTAATTCTGAAAAGACAGAGCTTTCAGAAGAAGAATTCAACAAGCATGTCTCAACTGTCAAGAATCTGATCTCATTTTCTCTAGAAGCCATCTCCCATCCCGGAAGGCTGCCAGTGCTGATTTCTACTTGCAAGTCCTTGCTGGCCTCTGGAAGGCTTCCTTGTCAGCAGGCCTTGTACCTTCAGCAATTAGTGAACAACCTCCCATACTTGACTCAGCGCTATGAAGTTGCTACTCGTGAATTATCTGAATTGGAGAAGGTGCTTCAGGAAAAAGATGCTCTCCTAAAGGAATTGAGGACTTCTTTCCATTTGTCCAAGGAATTAACAGATAGAAGATCAGCTATCATGATCAGGCACCAAGAAATAGAAGAGGCTGTACATGTACTTCTTGCTGAAGGAGACGCACTGAAGAAAGAAGACGATCGAGCAAATGAGGATTTGCGTTTGTTAGCTGAAAAAGCTGCCACTGCTAGATCGCAATATGAAGAAGTCAAGCCACAATCACAAAGCATATTATCAAAGCAAATTCAAGTAATGGCCGACATGGACAGCATT
- the LOC140007740 gene encoding uncharacterized protein isoform X2, whose product MQQPTPMEGWPLASPDWLSWVTRMSAIKKDLWIQTGIFDAIMISCNVPAIDKPLLFSSLLFWDCSTNTFHLTCGAMTPTVLDISAILGLPPVDFNLDVHQRLLEMYAEFDQSHGLFSSPKWNSSIRAYSSFLKDFKAAGGPLWILQLWLKSYFPELGSKLTDEPTGAFGYQLGQFPPTPKSLEECFRFFYDCASRPSYMPFPQHTGPPWHRIICTQAPASFKYDNHDVWADFVLCRDLPVSLCVDEENKSKFSVEIYLPNLVSRQFGLVQDVPFPFLETHNRQLIPRRKLTESDMSDVAAQFAKRKKDFRFCSFNFSQASSENFNSWWLKYIQGQKKEDWVQVWHRIAPQSGENVTKTSPSRGHEMKRKLSPQLHGLPIRINQVTMSSELQAPLGPGAESPATAIPKQKRIRKSGSGSYKETARRILDPEPLISTTSVCPDDSPVIQKAVDDIHTKEADVEVNLEEKFDKGGGKEMDFLKKTTAGMARESLEGDLLYPGLSKATSKVVDPLVGPYVSETPAISQQKGNLSPNDLSSSTSLDQVPLAPGLIPPLDPSKLCATESMAIRQQKDAPATKYPAASTSVDQMTSIGPSKSSVNEFQPKNTPGAQNSSSQTFGDQAPLNSQRILPTDPYDTSAPFADQAPLNSQWIHPSDPYNTSAPFDPVAIFKDLENFLELESFSDGFQLSSTNSEKTELSEEEFNKHVSTVKNLISFSLEAISHPGRLPVLISTCKSLLASGRLPCQQALYLQQLVNNLPYLTQRYEVATRELSELEKVLQEKDALLKELRTSFHLSKELTDRRSAIMIRHQEIEEAVHVLLAEGDALKKEDDRANEDLRLLAEKAATARSQYEEVKPQSQSILSKQIQVMADMDSIEKQWADIQGNQSYLP is encoded by the exons ATGCAGCAGCCTACTCCGATGGAGGGGTGGCCACTTGCATCCCCTGACTGGCTTTCATGGGTAACTCGCATGTCTGCCATTAAAAAGGATCTCTGGATCCAAACTGGGATATTTGATGCTATCATGATCAGCTGTAATGTTCCTGCTATTGACAAACCGCTGctcttttcctctctcttgttttggGACTGTTCTACCAATACTTTTCATCTAACATGTGGTGCCATGACCCCAACAGTTCTTGATATCTCTGCAATTTTGGGGCTTCCACCCGTTGACTTTAACTTGGATGTGCATCAGAGGCTTCTAGAAATGTATGCTGAATTTGATCAGTCCCATGGTCTTTTCTCTAGCCCTAAATGGAACTCTTCCATACGGGCATATAGTTCCTTTCTAAAGGATTTCAAAG CTGCAGGAGGTCCCTTGTGGATTTTGCAACTGTGGCTTAAATCCTATTTTCCTGAGCTTGGTTCCAAGCTCACTGATGAACCCACTGGAGCTTTTGGATATCAACTCGGTCAATTTCCTCCCACCCCAAAATCATTGGAAGAATGTTTCCGATTCTTTTATGATTGTGCTTCTCGACCTTCATACATGCCATTTCCCCAGCACACTGGCCCTCCCTGGCACCGTATAATTTGCACACAAGCTCCAGCAAGCTTCAAGTATGATAACCATGATGTTTGGGCCGATTTTGTCCTGTGTAGAGACCTTCCCGTTTCCCTGTGTGTGgatgaagaaaataaaagcaAGTTCAGCGTGGAAATTTACCTTCCAAATTTGGTTTCTAGACAATTCGGATTGGTGCAAGATGTGCCATTTCCTTTTCTGGAGACCCATAACAGGCAATTGATACCTCGGCGCAAGTTGACTGAGTCTGATATGTCAGATGTTGCAGCGCAATTTgccaaaaggaaaaaggattTCAGATTCTGTTCCTTTAACTTTTCTCAGGCGAGCAGCGAGAACTTCAATTCCTGGTGGCTGAAGTACATTCAGGGCCAAAAGAAAGAGGACTGGGTTCAAGTATGGCACAGAATTGCTCCACAATCTGGTGAAAATGTTACGAAAACTTCTCCCTCGAGAGGCcatgaaatgaaaaggaaaCTCAGTCCTCAACTCCATG GCCTTCCGATTAGGATTAATCAAGTAACAATGTCCTCTGAACTGCAAGCACCTCTTGGTCCCGGTGCAGAATCTCCAGCAACTGCCATTCCAAAACAGAAGCGAATTAGAAAATCTGGCAGTGGGTCCTATAAAGAGACAGCTAGGAGGATTCTTGATCCT GAACCATTGATATCAACTACCTCAGTCTGCCCGGATGATTCACCTGTGATTCAGAAGGCAGTGGATGATATTCACACTAAGGAAGCAGATGTTGAAGTGAACTTAGAGGAAAAGTTTGACAAAGGAGGTGGGAAAGAAATGGACTTTCTCAAGAAAACAACTGCTGGAATGGCTAGAGAAAGCCTTGAAGGAGATCTATTATATCCTGGGCTTTCTAAAGCGACCAGTAAGGTAGTAGATCCACTTGTTGGTCCTTATGTGAGTGAGACTCCTGCTATTAGCCAACAAAAGGGTAATCTCAGCCCTAATGATCTGTCTTCATCAACTTCTCTGGATCAG GTTCCTCTGGCTCCTGGGTTGATTCCTCCTCTGGATCCTTCTAAGTTGTGTGCAACTGAATCTATGGCAATTAGGCAGCAAAAGGATGCCCCAGCTACCAAGTACCCAGCCGCATCAACTTCTGTGGATCAG ATGACTTCAATTGGTCCTTCAAAGTCCTCTGTCAATGAATTCCAGCCAAAGAATACTCCAGGTGCTCAGAATTCATCATCACAGACTTTTGGGGATCAG GCTCCTCTTAATTCTCAGCGGATACTTCCAACTGATCCATACGACACTTCTGCTCCTTTTGCGGATCAG GCTCCTCTTAATTCTCAGTGGATACATCCATCTGATCCATACAACACTTCTGCTCCTTTTGATCCAGTGGCTATTTTCAAAGACTTGGAAAATTTCTTGGAATTGGAAAGTTTCTCAGATGGCTTCCAACTATCTAGCACTAATTCTGAAAAGACAGAGCTTTCAGAAGAAGAATTCAACAAGCATGTCTCAACTGTCAAGAATCTGATCTCATTTTCTCTAGAAGCCATCTCCCATCCCGGAAGGCTGCCAGTGCTGATTTCTACTTGCAAGTCCTTGCTGGCCTCTGGAAGGCTTCCTTGTCAGCAGGCCTTGTACCTTCAGCAATTAGTGAACAACCTCCCATACTTGACTCAGCGCTATGAAGTTGCTACTCGTGAATTATCTGAATTGGAGAAGGTGCTTCAGGAAAAAGATGCTCTCCTAAAGGAATTGAGGACTTCTTTCCATTTGTCCAAGGAATTAACAGATAGAAGATCAGCTATCATGATCAGGCACCAAGAAATAGAAGAGGCTGTACATGTACTTCTTGCTGAAGGAGACGCACTGAAGAAAGAAGACGATCGAGCAAATGAGGATTTGCGTTTGTTAGCTGAAAAAGCTGCCACTGCTAGATCGCAATATGAAGAAGTCAAGCCACAATCACAAAGCATATTATCAAAGCAAATTCAAGTAATGGCCGACATGGACAGCATT
- the LOC140007740 gene encoding uncharacterized protein isoform X1, with translation MQQPTPMEGWPLASPDWLSWVTRMSAIKKDLWIQTGIFDAIMISCNVPAIDKPLLFSSLLFWDCSTNTFHLTCGAMTPTVLDISAILGLPPVDFNLDVHQRLLEMYAEFDQSHGLFSSPKWNSSIRAYSSFLKDFKGKDGSPVTDEEHLAFLVYWLNKIIFCSPDNKISKELQKVAFALHAGISVNIPVLVLSHLYRGIYELISKQFKAAGGPLWILQLWLKSYFPELGSKLTDEPTGAFGYQLGQFPPTPKSLEECFRFFYDCASRPSYMPFPQHTGPPWHRIICTQAPASFKYDNHDVWADFVLCRDLPVSLCVDEENKSKFSVEIYLPNLVSRQFGLVQDVPFPFLETHNRQLIPRRKLTESDMSDVAAQFAKRKKDFRFCSFNFSQASSENFNSWWLKYIQGQKKEDWVQVWHRIAPQSGENVTKTSPSRGHEMKRKLSPQLHGLPIRINQVTMSSELQAPLGPGAESPATAIPKQKRIRKSGSGSYKETARRILDPEPLISTTSVCPDDSPVIQKAVDDIHTKEADVEVNLEEKFDKGGGKEMDFLKKTTAGMARESLEGDLLYPGLSKATSKVVDPLVGPYVSETPAISQQKGNLSPNDLSSSTSLDQVPLAPGLIPPLDPSKLCATESMAIRQQKDAPATKYPAASTSVDQMTSIGPSKSSVNEFQPKNTPGAQNSSSQTFGDQAPLNSQRILPTDPYDTSAPFADQAPLNSQWIHPSDPYNTSAPFDPVAIFKDLENFLELESFSDGFQLSSTNSEKTELSEEEFNKHVSTVKNLISFSLEAISHPGRLPVLISTCKSLLASGRLPCQQALYLQQLVNNLPYLTQRYEVATRELSELEKVLQEKDALLKELRTSFHLSKELTDRRSAIMIRHQEIEEAVHVLLAEGDALKKEDDRANEDLRLLAEKAATARSQYEEVKPQSQSILSKQIQVMADMDSIEKQWADIQGNQSYLP, from the exons ATGCAGCAGCCTACTCCGATGGAGGGGTGGCCACTTGCATCCCCTGACTGGCTTTCATGGGTAACTCGCATGTCTGCCATTAAAAAGGATCTCTGGATCCAAACTGGGATATTTGATGCTATCATGATCAGCTGTAATGTTCCTGCTATTGACAAACCGCTGctcttttcctctctcttgttttggGACTGTTCTACCAATACTTTTCATCTAACATGTGGTGCCATGACCCCAACAGTTCTTGATATCTCTGCAATTTTGGGGCTTCCACCCGTTGACTTTAACTTGGATGTGCATCAGAGGCTTCTAGAAATGTATGCTGAATTTGATCAGTCCCATGGTCTTTTCTCTAGCCCTAAATGGAACTCTTCCATACGGGCATATAGTTCCTTTCTAAAGGATTTCAAAGGTAAAGATGGCTCTCCTGTTACCGACGAAGAACACCTCGCTTTTCTAGTTTACTGGCTGAAtaaaattattttctgcagcCCAGATAATAAAATCtcaaaagaattacaaaaagTGGCTTTTGCCCTTCATGCTGGTATCTCTGTAAATATTCCTGTACTAGTACTGTCCCATTTGTATCGAGGCATCTATGAATTAATTTCTAAGCAGTTTAAAGCTGCAGGAGGTCCCTTGTGGATTTTGCAACTGTGGCTTAAATCCTATTTTCCTGAGCTTGGTTCCAAGCTCACTGATGAACCCACTGGAGCTTTTGGATATCAACTCGGTCAATTTCCTCCCACCCCAAAATCATTGGAAGAATGTTTCCGATTCTTTTATGATTGTGCTTCTCGACCTTCATACATGCCATTTCCCCAGCACACTGGCCCTCCCTGGCACCGTATAATTTGCACACAAGCTCCAGCAAGCTTCAAGTATGATAACCATGATGTTTGGGCCGATTTTGTCCTGTGTAGAGACCTTCCCGTTTCCCTGTGTGTGgatgaagaaaataaaagcaAGTTCAGCGTGGAAATTTACCTTCCAAATTTGGTTTCTAGACAATTCGGATTGGTGCAAGATGTGCCATTTCCTTTTCTGGAGACCCATAACAGGCAATTGATACCTCGGCGCAAGTTGACTGAGTCTGATATGTCAGATGTTGCAGCGCAATTTgccaaaaggaaaaaggattTCAGATTCTGTTCCTTTAACTTTTCTCAGGCGAGCAGCGAGAACTTCAATTCCTGGTGGCTGAAGTACATTCAGGGCCAAAAGAAAGAGGACTGGGTTCAAGTATGGCACAGAATTGCTCCACAATCTGGTGAAAATGTTACGAAAACTTCTCCCTCGAGAGGCcatgaaatgaaaaggaaaCTCAGTCCTCAACTCCATG GCCTTCCGATTAGGATTAATCAAGTAACAATGTCCTCTGAACTGCAAGCACCTCTTGGTCCCGGTGCAGAATCTCCAGCAACTGCCATTCCAAAACAGAAGCGAATTAGAAAATCTGGCAGTGGGTCCTATAAAGAGACAGCTAGGAGGATTCTTGATCCT GAACCATTGATATCAACTACCTCAGTCTGCCCGGATGATTCACCTGTGATTCAGAAGGCAGTGGATGATATTCACACTAAGGAAGCAGATGTTGAAGTGAACTTAGAGGAAAAGTTTGACAAAGGAGGTGGGAAAGAAATGGACTTTCTCAAGAAAACAACTGCTGGAATGGCTAGAGAAAGCCTTGAAGGAGATCTATTATATCCTGGGCTTTCTAAAGCGACCAGTAAGGTAGTAGATCCACTTGTTGGTCCTTATGTGAGTGAGACTCCTGCTATTAGCCAACAAAAGGGTAATCTCAGCCCTAATGATCTGTCTTCATCAACTTCTCTGGATCAG GTTCCTCTGGCTCCTGGGTTGATTCCTCCTCTGGATCCTTCTAAGTTGTGTGCAACTGAATCTATGGCAATTAGGCAGCAAAAGGATGCCCCAGCTACCAAGTACCCAGCCGCATCAACTTCTGTGGATCAG ATGACTTCAATTGGTCCTTCAAAGTCCTCTGTCAATGAATTCCAGCCAAAGAATACTCCAGGTGCTCAGAATTCATCATCACAGACTTTTGGGGATCAG GCTCCTCTTAATTCTCAGCGGATACTTCCAACTGATCCATACGACACTTCTGCTCCTTTTGCGGATCAG GCTCCTCTTAATTCTCAGTGGATACATCCATCTGATCCATACAACACTTCTGCTCCTTTTGATCCAGTGGCTATTTTCAAAGACTTGGAAAATTTCTTGGAATTGGAAAGTTTCTCAGATGGCTTCCAACTATCTAGCACTAATTCTGAAAAGACAGAGCTTTCAGAAGAAGAATTCAACAAGCATGTCTCAACTGTCAAGAATCTGATCTCATTTTCTCTAGAAGCCATCTCCCATCCCGGAAGGCTGCCAGTGCTGATTTCTACTTGCAAGTCCTTGCTGGCCTCTGGAAGGCTTCCTTGTCAGCAGGCCTTGTACCTTCAGCAATTAGTGAACAACCTCCCATACTTGACTCAGCGCTATGAAGTTGCTACTCGTGAATTATCTGAATTGGAGAAGGTGCTTCAGGAAAAAGATGCTCTCCTAAAGGAATTGAGGACTTCTTTCCATTTGTCCAAGGAATTAACAGATAGAAGATCAGCTATCATGATCAGGCACCAAGAAATAGAAGAGGCTGTACATGTACTTCTTGCTGAAGGAGACGCACTGAAGAAAGAAGACGATCGAGCAAATGAGGATTTGCGTTTGTTAGCTGAAAAAGCTGCCACTGCTAGATCGCAATATGAAGAAGTCAAGCCACAATCACAAAGCATATTATCAAAGCAAATTCAAGTAATGGCCGACATGGACAGCATT
- the LOC140007740 gene encoding uncharacterized protein isoform X5, whose protein sequence is MPFPQHTGPPWHRIICTQAPASFKYDNHDVWADFVLCRDLPVSLCVDEENKSKFSVEIYLPNLVSRQFGLVQDVPFPFLETHNRQLIPRRKLTESDMSDVAAQFAKRKKDFRFCSFNFSQASSENFNSWWLKYIQGQKKEDWVQVWHRIAPQSGENVTKTSPSRGHEMKRKLSPQLHGLPIRINQVTMSSELQAPLGPGAESPATAIPKQKRIRKSGSGSYKETARRILDPEPLISTTSVCPDDSPVIQKAVDDIHTKEADVEVNLEEKFDKGGGKEMDFLKKTTAGMARESLEGDLLYPGLSKATSKVVDPLVGPYVSETPAISQQKGNLSPNDLSSSTSLDQVPLAPGLIPPLDPSKLCATESMAIRQQKDAPATKYPAASTSVDQMTSIGPSKSSVNEFQPKNTPGAQNSSSQTFGDQAPLNSQRILPTDPYDTSAPFADQAPLNSQWIHPSDPYNTSAPFDPVAIFKDLENFLELESFSDGFQLSSTNSEKTELSEEEFNKHVSTVKNLISFSLEAISHPGRLPVLISTCKSLLASGRLPCQQALYLQQLVNNLPYLTQRYEVATRELSELEKVLQEKDALLKELRTSFHLSKELTDRRSAIMIRHQEIEEAVHVLLAEGDALKKEDDRANEDLRLLAEKAATARSQYEEVKPQSQSILSKQIQVMADMDSIEKQWADIQGNQSYLP, encoded by the exons ATGCCATTTCCCCAGCACACTGGCCCTCCCTGGCACCGTATAATTTGCACACAAGCTCCAGCAAGCTTCAAGTATGATAACCATGATGTTTGGGCCGATTTTGTCCTGTGTAGAGACCTTCCCGTTTCCCTGTGTGTGgatgaagaaaataaaagcaAGTTCAGCGTGGAAATTTACCTTCCAAATTTGGTTTCTAGACAATTCGGATTGGTGCAAGATGTGCCATTTCCTTTTCTGGAGACCCATAACAGGCAATTGATACCTCGGCGCAAGTTGACTGAGTCTGATATGTCAGATGTTGCAGCGCAATTTgccaaaaggaaaaaggattTCAGATTCTGTTCCTTTAACTTTTCTCAGGCGAGCAGCGAGAACTTCAATTCCTGGTGGCTGAAGTACATTCAGGGCCAAAAGAAAGAGGACTGGGTTCAAGTATGGCACAGAATTGCTCCACAATCTGGTGAAAATGTTACGAAAACTTCTCCCTCGAGAGGCcatgaaatgaaaaggaaaCTCAGTCCTCAACTCCATG GCCTTCCGATTAGGATTAATCAAGTAACAATGTCCTCTGAACTGCAAGCACCTCTTGGTCCCGGTGCAGAATCTCCAGCAACTGCCATTCCAAAACAGAAGCGAATTAGAAAATCTGGCAGTGGGTCCTATAAAGAGACAGCTAGGAGGATTCTTGATCCT GAACCATTGATATCAACTACCTCAGTCTGCCCGGATGATTCACCTGTGATTCAGAAGGCAGTGGATGATATTCACACTAAGGAAGCAGATGTTGAAGTGAACTTAGAGGAAAAGTTTGACAAAGGAGGTGGGAAAGAAATGGACTTTCTCAAGAAAACAACTGCTGGAATGGCTAGAGAAAGCCTTGAAGGAGATCTATTATATCCTGGGCTTTCTAAAGCGACCAGTAAGGTAGTAGATCCACTTGTTGGTCCTTATGTGAGTGAGACTCCTGCTATTAGCCAACAAAAGGGTAATCTCAGCCCTAATGATCTGTCTTCATCAACTTCTCTGGATCAG GTTCCTCTGGCTCCTGGGTTGATTCCTCCTCTGGATCCTTCTAAGTTGTGTGCAACTGAATCTATGGCAATTAGGCAGCAAAAGGATGCCCCAGCTACCAAGTACCCAGCCGCATCAACTTCTGTGGATCAG ATGACTTCAATTGGTCCTTCAAAGTCCTCTGTCAATGAATTCCAGCCAAAGAATACTCCAGGTGCTCAGAATTCATCATCACAGACTTTTGGGGATCAG GCTCCTCTTAATTCTCAGCGGATACTTCCAACTGATCCATACGACACTTCTGCTCCTTTTGCGGATCAG GCTCCTCTTAATTCTCAGTGGATACATCCATCTGATCCATACAACACTTCTGCTCCTTTTGATCCAGTGGCTATTTTCAAAGACTTGGAAAATTTCTTGGAATTGGAAAGTTTCTCAGATGGCTTCCAACTATCTAGCACTAATTCTGAAAAGACAGAGCTTTCAGAAGAAGAATTCAACAAGCATGTCTCAACTGTCAAGAATCTGATCTCATTTTCTCTAGAAGCCATCTCCCATCCCGGAAGGCTGCCAGTGCTGATTTCTACTTGCAAGTCCTTGCTGGCCTCTGGAAGGCTTCCTTGTCAGCAGGCCTTGTACCTTCAGCAATTAGTGAACAACCTCCCATACTTGACTCAGCGCTATGAAGTTGCTACTCGTGAATTATCTGAATTGGAGAAGGTGCTTCAGGAAAAAGATGCTCTCCTAAAGGAATTGAGGACTTCTTTCCATTTGTCCAAGGAATTAACAGATAGAAGATCAGCTATCATGATCAGGCACCAAGAAATAGAAGAGGCTGTACATGTACTTCTTGCTGAAGGAGACGCACTGAAGAAAGAAGACGATCGAGCAAATGAGGATTTGCGTTTGTTAGCTGAAAAAGCTGCCACTGCTAGATCGCAATATGAAGAAGTCAAGCCACAATCACAAAGCATATTATCAAAGCAAATTCAAGTAATGGCCGACATGGACAGCATT